The following are encoded in a window of Dysidea avara chromosome 4, odDysAvar1.4, whole genome shotgun sequence genomic DNA:
- the LOC136253247 gene encoding uncharacterized protein, with protein sequence MAEVKRAISSRRGYRTHLKKLLQSVEECLSTTTTSPLTTDQIATLRDLHEQLTRKDSLIAALDTKILEALENDEEIEAEIVQTEEITSLISTAKAKITHRLTPTSAEAAAARHEETLPATHSPPAPPERPIREPVSLTRLPKLDLPHFSGNPLFWQAFWDSFEAAVHSNTALTGVQKLSYLRAQLKGDASKVIAGFQLTNANYTHSVALLQERFGQSYKQIDAHMQALINLPTPSQSYTSLREFHDAIESHIRSLASLGKTEDSYGSLLVSIIFGKLPGKVKQNLARAHGKREWTVTELQAAVLNELYILEMGSQVEEKLPPTAAFVAGTSKPIVKSKAQCPFCKGPHAPSLCTTITDPKQRTDIIRQDRLCFNCLGHHKISSCNSKHRCHHCRRKHHTSLCSLGDQSNYTVNPPSTPINTVRQQNNSTTQPVQLQPAGVHSVTSTPSQSTGVRPTSSAQHQPVSQLQPATQFTQLQPTAQPTGTYSVTLPPQHSNACLLKTAVARVTSRNRCVEANILLDEGSQRSFVTEELASILDLQPYSKELLTISSFGTKHPVSHHLNVSRVTLLTRSGEEVELSVLVVPFIATPLQNCTSLDFSELPHLQGLQLAHPLISDSEFAISLLIGADFYWDIVGDKIICGSGPTAVESKLGYLLSGPTHQGHPYSMATNVSMIATPTQGDFDLERFWTLESIGVSQGDDTVEVNVMENYLSSCVTRATDGAYVARFPWRTHHPPLPSNYTVAERRTRQLAKRLATQPKLLQLYHQIIADQEARDFIERVDTSSEYADTHYIPHHAVEKDSPTTPIRIVFDCSCRQSASHPSLNDCLEIGVPCSNDLCSILIRFRVHQFGFSGDIEKAFLNIRLHPDDRDYTRFFWLSNPADPSSQFHIYRFKVVPFGATSSPFILNAVLQHHLKQHNTAVSRDMQISLYVDNIIAGCDTEDAAADYYKQARAIMCSGMFNLRSWSSNSNKLMTNAVQDKTADDHNTVNVLGLRWDPTNDLLSLVAKPFLLTNNHLITKRQVLQAASKIFDPFGFISPVVVRAKILIQKLWQLKVTWDEPLNNDLQAEWKNVATDLNDAHLFSVSRRYFAIHIDHPSIHCFADASQQAYGAIVFLVQGKQVSFVLAKTCVAPLKTLTIPRLELMAALVATRLTNFVLEAIPTCDPSIFVWSDSQIVLHWVSSQKPLPTFVNRRITEMKSLLPNATWKYCPTAENPADLLSRGTTIDALMSSSLWNHGPKWLPDPSEWPSPQLLPIPPLVLAAAVETEFLPSKPTLPDTGLHCVISIKRYSTLRKLLAVTAYVLRFTDNLRAPVDQRRIGPISAEEYATARLRWLKDTQQSVYDKEIDNLQQLTRRSKTPRLLLVRQLRLLIDAKGFLRCGGRIHNAPLNDLTKFPYLLPAKHPFSRLIIWDIHRDLYHSGTNATLTALRQTYWIPAARQYIKSALRTCVICRRVSGKPYPTPDPAPLPSIRTQNVHPFTYSGVDFSGALYVRHRGEELKVYLCLFTCATSRALHLEIVQDLSTETFLLAFRKFAARRSLPTMMISDNASTYLSAADELKALMQSPEVKRELGKRGVSWKFIPKRAPWWGGFWEWMVGLTKSALKKVLGRRHISLTTLETVIVEIEAALNDRPLTFVSSEQGDIEPLTPAHLLHGRRITCLPHEVVEEDEFTDPTYGEVCGNAKLLATILQNFQKRWRHEYLTSLREVHRATGSNSQTVRTGDVVLIHDDTPRATWKMGIVEDLMTGGDGIVRAVTLRTASGLTNRPVTKLYPLELTVTTQPEFEQSKIHQTEKVDATTAKSSDHATLDCTTPMGLSTSTRPQRLAARKATVKMKKWTRTLACCPPEDVTTLEH encoded by the coding sequence ATGGCAGAAGTCAAGCGAGCCATAAGTTCTCGAAGAGGGTATCGCACACACTTGAAGAAACTTTTGCAGAGTGTAGAAGAGTGTCTTTCTACTACTACTACGTCGCCCCTCACCACAGATCAAATAGCGACTCTGAGGGACCTGCACGAGCAACTTACCCGTAAGGACAGTCTCATAGCTGCACTAGATACGAAGATTCTTGAAGCTCTGGAAAATGATGAAGAAATAGAGGCTGAAATAGTACAAACAGAAGAGATTACGTCACTGATATCCACTGCTAAGGCCAAGATTACACACCGCCTTACTCCCACTAGTGCAGAAGCAGCAGCAGCTCGACATGAAGAGACACTTCCAGCAACCCACTCCCCTCCTGCTCCTCCAGAACGCCCCATTAGAGAACCTGTCTCACTCACCCGTCTCCCTAAATTGGATTTGCCCCACTTTTCAGGCAACCCACTTTTCTGGCAAGCGTTTTGGGACAGCTTTGAGGCAGCCGTACACAGCAATACAGCTCTGACTGGAGTCCAGAAACTGAGCTACCTTCGGGCTCAACTCAAGGGGGACGCATCCAAAGTTATTGCCGGTTTTCAACTTACCAATGCTAACTACACTCATTCAGTAGCTCTATTACAAGAACGCTTTGGCCAATCATACAAGCAGATTGATGCACATATGCAAGCTCTCATTAATCTTCCCACTCCTAGTCAGTCATACACAAGTTTACGTGAGTTTCATGATGCTATAGAAAGTCATATTCGTAGTCTGGCATCACTCGGGAAGACTGAAGACTCCTATGGCAGTTTGCTTGTCTCAATCATCTTTGGAAAGCTCCCTGGAAAGGTGAAGCAAAACCTAGCAAGAGCACATGGCAAGAGAGAATGGACTGTTACCGAGTTACAAGCTGCAGTTCTTAATGAGCTATACATTCTTGAAATGGGTTCCCAAGTAGAAGAGAAACTGCCACCAACAGCAGCATTTGTTGCAGGAACTAGCAAACCAATCGTCAAATCAAAGGCTCAGTGCCCCTTCTGTAAGGGACCTCATGCTCCTTCTCTATGTACCACTATCACAGACCCTAAGCAGCGCACTGACATCATACGCCAGGACAGATTGTGTTTCAACTGTTTAGGACACCATAAGATCTCCAGTTGTAACTCGAAACACCGTTGTCACCACTGTCGCCGTAAACATCATACGAGCCTTTGCTCTCTTGGAGACCAGAGTAACTACACAGTTAATCCACCTAGCACTCCAATCAATACTGTACGGCAGCAGAACAACAGTACAACTCAACCTGTTCAACTTCAACCTGCTGGTGTACATTCTGTGACTTCTACTCCATCTCAGTCCACTGGTGTACGTCCTACAAGTTCTGCTCAACATCAACCGGTTTCTCAGCTGCAACCTGCTACTCAATTTACTCAGCTTCAGCCAACTGCTCAACCTACTGGAACATACTCTGTGACCCTCCCTCCCCAGCATAGCAATGCTTGCCTACTCAAGACGGCTGTAGCGAGAGTCACAAGTCGAAACAGATGTGTAGAAGCTAACATTTTGCTGGACGAAGGGTCTCAAAGGTCATTCGTCACTGAAGAACTAGCTAGCATTCTAGATCTCCAACCTTACTCTAAGGAGCTCCTCACTATTTCATCATTTGGGACCAAGCACCCAGTGAGTCACCATCTTAATGTTAGCAGGGTCACATTGCTCACTAGAAGTGGAGAAGAAGTAGAATTGTCTGTCCTTGTAGTGCCATTCATTGCAACGCCACTTCAGAACTGCACCAGCCTTGATTTTTCAGAACTTCCTCACCTTCAAGGCCTACAGCTAGCTCATCCCCTCATTTCAGACAGTGAGTTTGCAATTTCACTTTTAATAGGAGCAGACTTCTATTGGGACATAGTTGGAGATAAGATTATTTGTGGCAGCGGACCGACTGCAGTTGAGTCGAAGCTAGGATACCTTCTTTCAGGCCCAACACATCAGGGACACCCCTATTCCATGGCTACCAATGTTTCAATGATCGCTACCCCAACTCAGGGTGACTTTGACCTGGAACGATTCTGGACTCTGGAATCAATCGGAGTTTCACAAGGTGATGACACTGTTGAAGTTAACGTGATGGAGAATTATCTTTCCTCCTGTGTCACACGAGCTACTGACGGGGCATACGTAGCCAGGTTCCCATGGAGAACACATCACCCTCCTCTTCCCAGTAATTACACTGTGGCAGAGCGCAGAACACGACAACTAGCAAAGAGACTTGCTACTCAGCCTAAGCTACTGCAACTGTACCACCAGATTATTGCTGATCAAGAAGCCAGAGATTTCATTGAACGAGTTGACACATCAAGTGAGTATGCTGACACACATTACATCCCACACCATGCAGTAGAGAAAGATTCACCAACTACACCCATTAGAATTGTTTTTGATTGTAGTTGCCGACAGTCAGCTAGTCACCCCTCACTGAATGACTGCCTAGAGATTGGTGTGCCATGCAGTAATGATTTATGTTCCATCCTCATTCGCTTCAGGGTTCATCAATTTGGGTTCTCGGGTGATATTGAGAAAGCCTTTTTGAACATACGCCTGCACCCAGACGATAGAGATTACACCAGGTTTTTCTGGTTATCCAACCCTGCAGACCCGTCTAGCCAGTTTCATATTTATCGTTTCAAGGTAGTACCCTTTGGAGCAACTAGTTCCCCGTTCATACTTAACGCAGTTCTTCAACATCACCTCAAACAACACAATACAGCTGTATCTCGTGACATGCAAATAAGTTTGTATGTTGATAACATCATAGCTGGCTGTGATACAGAAGATGCAGCTGCTGACTATTACAAACAGGCACGAGCTATTATGTGTAGTGGAATGTTCAACCTCCGCAGCTGGTCCTCCAATAGTAACAAACTTATGACCAATGCCGTTCAAGACAAGACTGCTGATGATCACAACACTGTTAATGTTTTAGGGCTCCGGTGGGACCCAACCAATGATTTACTGTCGCTGGTAGCAAAGCCGTTTCTACTCACGAACAACCACTTGATCACAAAGAGACAAGTACTTCAAGCTGCATCGAAGATTTTTGACCCGTTTGGTTTCATCTCCCCAGTCGTAGTTCGAGCCAAGATTCTCATACAGAAACTGTGGCAACTTAAGGTGACATGGGACGAGCCACTGAATAATGATTTACAGGCGGAATGGAAGAATGTTGCTACTGATCTTAATGATGCACACCTGTTTTCAGTGAGTAGGCGTTATTTTGCCATACACATAGATCACCCTTCTATCCACTGCTTTGCGGATGCCAGTCAGCAAGCATATGGAGCCATAGTGTTCCTTGTACAGGGTAAACAAGTATCCTTTGTCCTAGCCAAGACCTGTGTGGCACCTTTAAAGACTCTTACTATACCTCGTCTAGAGCTGATGGCAGCACTGGTTGCTACACGACTCACTAATTTTGTGTTGGAAGCCATTCCTACCTGTGACCCCTCAATCTTCGTATGGTCTGACAGTCAGATTGTGCTGCATTGGGTCAGTAGTCAGAAACCTCTCCCTACCTTTGTGAACCGTCGCATAACTGAGATGAAGTCACTGTTACCTAATGCCACCTGGAAGTACTGTCCTACGGCAGAAAACCCGGCAGATTTGCTTTCTAGAGGTACAACTATTGATGCTTTGATGTCTTCATCACTTTGGAACCATGGTCCCAAGTGGCTTCCTGATCCATCTGAATGGCCATCACCTCAACTGCTACCCATACCACCCCTTGTTCTTGCTGCTGCTGTGGAAACAGAGTTTTTACCATCTAAACCCACACTGCCAGACACTGGTCTACACTGTGTTATTTCAATCAAACGCTACAGCACTCTGCGTAAGTTACTAGCTGTTACAGCGTATGTTCTTCGCTTTACAGATAATTTGAGAGCACCAGTAGACCAGAGACGTATTGGACCCATCAGTGCAGAGGAGTATGCGACAGCAAGGTTAAGATGGCTCAAGGACACTCAACAGTCTGTGTATGACAAGGAGATTGACAATCTGCAACAGTTGACCAGACGGTCCAAAACACCAAGATTGCTACTTGTTCGACAACTACGACTCCTTATTGATGCTAAGGGATTTCTACGTTGTGGTGGTCGCATTCATAATGCTCCGTTGAATGATCTGACGAAATTTCCTTACCTTCTACCAGCAAAGCACCCCTTTTCTAGACTCATTATCTGGGATATTCATAGAGACCTCTACCATTCTGGTACCAACGCCACACTGACGGCTCTGCGGCAAACCTATTGGATCCCTGCCGCCAGACAATATATCAAGTCTGCTCTCCGGACCTGTGTTATATGCCGCCGAGTTTCTGGGAAGCCGTATCCTACACCAGATCCAGCACCACTGCCTTCCATACGAACACAGAATGTTCACCCATTCACCTATAGCGGAGTAGACTTCTCTGGAGCATTGTATGTGCGACATAGAGGGGAGGAACTTAAGGTCtatttgtgtttgtttacatgcgCCACTTCACGCGCTCTACATTTAGAGATTGTACAGGACCTAAGTACAGAGACATTTCTCCTAGCATTTCGTAAGTTCGCAGCAAGACGATCGCTCCCCACTATGATGATTTCAGACAATGCTTCGACATACCTCTCTGCTGCAGATGAATTAAAGGCACTAATGCAGTCACCAGAAGTAAAGAGAGAGCTGGGTAAGCGAGGAGTTAGCTGGAAATTTATCCCTAAGAGAGCCCCATGGTGGGGCGGTTTCTGGGAATGGATGGTGGGACTTACAAAATCAGCGTTGAAGAAAGTTCTTGGTAGACGGCACATATCACTGACCACTTTAGAGACAGTCATTGTGGAGATTGAGGCAGCACTTAACGACCGACCGCTGACATTTGTTTCTTCAGAGCAAGGGGATATAGAACCACTAACACCCGCACACTTACTGCATGGAAGACGTATAACGTGTCTCCCCCATGAAGTGGTAGAGGAGGATGAGTTCACAGATCCTACCTATGGAGAAGTTTGTGGTAATGCTAAGCTACTTGCAACTATACTGCAGAATTTCCAGAAACGTTGGCGTCATGAGTATTTGACATCCCTAAGGGAAGTTCATAGAGCTACTGGTAGCAACTCCCAAACTGTCAGAACAGGAGATGTAGTACTCATCCATGATGATACACCTCGCGCCACTTGGAAGATGGGAATTGTGGAAGATTTGATGACTGGAGGAGATGGCATAGTACGAGCAGTAACACTGCGCACTGCTTCCGGATTGACCAATCGACCTGTCACAAAGCTTTACCCCCTGGAACTGACCGTGACAACACAGCCCGAGTTTGAACAGTCAAAGATCCACCAGACAGAGAAGGTTGATGCTACAACTGCAAAGTCATCAGATCATGCTACACTTGATTGTACTACACCTATGGGGTTATCAACCAGTACCAGACCACAGCGATTAGCTGCACGTAAAGCCACTGTGAAGATGAAGAAGTGGactagaacactagcttgctgccccccggaggatgtcacGACGCTGGAACATTGA
- the LOC136253539 gene encoding uncharacterized protein — protein sequence MIMNAMKPYSYDLRWRIVWAYYRPTYHLTQKEISDQFHVSERTVHRYLQLFRQTGDVEIRHRRDGPEKLLGNFEQLTLLKLVLTQPGLYLHELQEMLNDDYGVVISIPTICRALKQMGCTRQSMHHVALQQSNYLRAKFMAEVSCYDPSMLVWLDETGCDNRNALRQKAYSIRGMPLNNHQLLIRGVRYSAIPIISLDGIHDVHITEGTINGDRFADFVRYCLVPILNPFNGINTRSVVLMDNASIHHIDEVTDLVEAQANARLRFLPPYSPDLMPAEEVFSKVKTIIKEDTRLYQMTPRLVITMAFTMISQEDCRGFISHCGYI from the coding sequence ATGATCATGAATGCAATGAAGCCATACAGCTACGACCTGCGATGGAGGATAGTATGGGCTTATTACAGGCCCACCTATCATTTAACCCAGAAGGAAATCAGCGACCAATTTCATGTATCAGAGCGAACTGTGCATCGATACTTACAGTTATTTCGTCAAACTGGGGATGTTGAAATTAGGCATCGAAGGGATGGACCGGAAAAGTTATTAGGTAACTTCGAGCAGCTTACTTTGCTGAAGCTGGTGTTGACACAACCTGGTCTATACCTTCATGAGTTACAAGAGATGTTAAACGATGATTACGGAGTAGTTATTAGCATACCTACAATCTGCAGAGCCCTTAAACAAATGGGCTGCACAAGACAGTCAATGCATCACGTTGCTCTACAGCAATCCAACTATCTAAGGGCTAAATTCATGGCTGAAGTTTCTTGCTATGACCCATCAATGCTAGTATGGCTTGATGAAACTGGTTGTGACAACCGAAATGCTTTAAGACAGAAAGCATACAGCATTAGAGGGATGCCCTTGAACAACCACCAACTTCTAATTAGAGGTGTACGATATTCAGCAATACCAATTATATCCTTAGATGGCATTCATGATGTACACATTACAGAGGGCACTATTAATGGGGACAGATTTGCTGATTTTGTTCGATATTGTTTAGTGCCGATTTTAAATCCCTTTAATGGCATTAACACAAGGTCAGTTGTGTTGATGGACAATGCAAGTATCCATCATATAGATGAGGTTACTGATTTGGTTGAAGCTCAAGCAAATGCAAGATTACGTTTTCTACCACCATATTCACCTGATCTTATGCCAGCAGAGGAAGTGTTTAGCAAagtaaaaacaataataaaagaAGATACCCGCCTCTATCAGATGACTCCAAGGTTAGTGATAACTATGGCATTCACCATGATATCACAAGAAGATTGTCGTGGATTCATTTCACACTGTGGCTACATTTAA